The segment TATTTCTGAGAGTCTTAAATTATATATTAAgtttaagtctagagaatgtcaattttgagtgtttaacacttttaagtctagaagtataTATTTAGTGTGACAATATACATTAAGTCATATGCTAAACCTAAAAATTGTCAGCCAACTCTACCTATATAACACTTTCAAGTCTAAAAAATATAAACTTAATATGTATGATTTAAACATTCAGTATTTTTTACCCAGAGAACGGCGATCATATCGTCATCGTTGAGCTTGTCATTTCCTTGAAGCGAAAGGAGCACATCAACGAAATCTGAATCGGCTATATCTCTTGACCGAGCGGACTCTCGGTGCTGGTTTATGATGTTTTGGACGAAAGCCTTAACTCGAGGTACGAGACGACCGCAACGGGACTGGATCCGCAGGGGGTCAAGAAGTCTCAGCCATGGCAGATGATCGCTCCAATTAAATGCTCCCAACAGTTCAAACCCCTCCTGAACCATCTCCTTCACCGCCCTGCCGTCTCCATCACCATCAAACTTTACACCAAACACGCTTCCCATGATGTTGTTGAGAGCCGCCGTTTGGAGATGTGGACGAAGGTTGACGGTGCCCTTGCAAACGAACTCATTGCGTATATCAGACAGCATTTTCAGACAGTCCGCCTGACGCCCGGCTTCGTGCACAGCAATTCTTCGTGGGCTAAAGAGATGAGCGGATGAAATCCTACGCAGCATCCTCCAGTAGTCACCGTTGGGCGCAAAGCCTATCGCCCTCCCAAACATAAGCTGTTGGGCAGATTGTTTGAGTGGCCTGTCGGCAAAATTAGGGGAGCTCAAGAGCTCCCTGGCGACTTCTGGGTCTGACGTTATGACTGCGCGGGTTGAGCCCAAGCTGAAGGCCATCAGCTTTTTGGCCTTGTGAATATAGGCCAAGTGAGCAAGCTTACGGTGGGCATGGCCGCCACTCATCTCCATTAGACTTCCGATTATGGGCCATCCTCTGGGCCCTGGAATCTTCGTCCTCTTGTTATTCTTTCCGGCCCATGCACATCCTCCAGTGCTCCACCAGGAGAGGATAACTCCACAAAGCAGAGCAGCAAGCAAAATTGCAAAGTACTGCTTCCATGAGGAAATAGGGCAATTATCACCTTGAATGCTATCTAGGGAATAAAAGTTAGGCCCATTGCAGGTCAGGGGAACTATTGCATAGACCCACCATCCTGCCGTTTTACTACAGCTCCCAGCATGGTTCTCCATTTAGGTCAAACAAG is part of the Cryptomeria japonica chromosome 10, Sugi_1.0, whole genome shotgun sequence genome and harbors:
- the LOC131059828 gene encoding cytochrome P450 78A4, which translates into the protein MENHAGSCSKTAGWWVYAIVPLTCNGPNFYSLDSIQGDNCPISSWKQYFAILLAALLCGVILSWWSTGGCAWAGKNNKRTKIPGPRGWPIIGSLMEMSGGHAHRKLAHLAYIHKAKKLMAFSLGSTRAVITSDPEVARELLSSPNFADRPLKQSAQQLMFGRAIGFAPNGDYWRMLRRISSAHLFSPRRIAVHEAGRQADCLKMLSDIRNEFVCKGTVNLRPHLQTAALNNIMGSVFGVKFDGDGDGRAVKEMVQEGFELLGAFNWSDHLPWLRLLDPLRIQSRCGRLVPRVKAFVQNIINQHRESARSRDIADSDFVDVLLSLQGNDKLNDDDMIAVLWEMIFRGTDTIALLTEWTMAELVLNEEIQRKARAELEAVVGRDRSVRDEDITKLPYLQAVVKETLRIHPPGPLLSWARLCTEDVYLAGGLHVPSGTTAMVNMWSITHDPEIWSSPHEFRPERFLEEKVNVLGNDLRLAPFGAGRRVCPGKALGLATVHLWVAKLVYHYKWIPSPQHPADLTEILKLSSEMATPLVAIPTATNPY